The DNA region GTGGTCGTCCTGGATAACGAGACGCCCGTGGAAATAATCTTCTATCTGAACAAACAGGAGGAGCCGCTCATTCTGCAGGGGCGGGCGCGGCGGCTGGAGCAGGAGCAGGAATCGGTCTTTATCGGCATGGAGTTCGTGGACTGCGACTTCACGGACTACCAGGAGCTGGCGCGGTACGTACTGCAGTAGCGGCCACGGCTATCGCCGCACGGCCTCGGCCACCAGCACGCGCAGCTCGTCCACCATCTCTCTCAGACTCGACACGTGTTGCGACAGAAGTCCCCACGCCGCAGTGGGGGCTTCTTTTTCTATGGTCAACGCTTCCTGGCGCGCCTGCTCGGCGCCGATGGTCCCGGCCACGGACTTGAAGGAGTGGGCAATCCGCTTCACCTCGTTGCGGTCGTTGTTCTTCACGGCCATCTGCAGGTCGTCCATGTAGCCGGCGGCGTGGGAGAGGAACTTCTCGCACGCCAGGCGCACGAGGTCCTCGTTGTGGCCCATGTTGTCCCGCAAAATTTCGAGGTCGAGCACTGCCCCGTCGGACGTGGCGCTTTCGTCTTGCTCCTTTTGCCGCGGAGTCTCCCTGTCGCTTGTGATTGCGGCAATGGCCTCGCGGATGGTGGCCAGCTGGATCGGCTTGGAGAGATGGGCGTCCATGCCGGTCTTGCGCCACTCCTCCTCCGGCGGCTTCTGCGCATGGGCGGAGAGCGCGACGATGGGCGTGGCTGCCAGCCGGGGATTTTTCAGCGCGCGGATGCGCCGCGTGGCCTCATAGCCGTCGCAACGGGGCATCTGCAGGTCCATGAAGATGACGTCCGGCGTGAAATTTTCGAGTGCCTTCAGTGCCTCCAAGCCGTCCGCGGCCGTGCGCACCTCGTGGCCGTCCAGCTCGATCATGGCCGTGATCATCTCGCGGTTGATCCTGTTGTCCTCCACCAGCAGCACCCGCGCAGGAGACACGTCGACGGCTTCTCCGGCCGCCAACTGCTCGGCCACGGCCAGTGCAGTGGCCCGCGGCAGCCGGATGTAAAAGCGGAAGGTGCTGCCATGGCCGGGCTCGCTGGAGGCTGAGATATCGCCGTTCATGAGCCGGATGAGCTGGCGGCTGATGGAAAGTCCGAGCCCGGCGCCGCCGTAGGCCCTGCCGGCGGTGTTGTCGCCCTGGGTGAAGCGGTTGAAGATGCGCTGGAGATCCACGGGCGCCATGCCGATGCCGGTGTCGGCGATCTCGAAGGCGATGGTCACGCCATCGTCGCCTGGGGCTGCAGGCTCCGCATCCTTCGGAGCCGCATCCGCCTGGTCGGGGGAGAGCTGCCGGACATCGCGTGCCAGGGTGACGGTCATGCGCACCGAGCCGTCGGCCGTGAACTTGATGGCGTTTCCCACGATGTTGAACAGCACCTGCTTGAGCCGCATGGGGTCGCCGCGCAGGAACTCCGGCACGTCCTCGCTCACGGTGTAGGAGAAGTTCAGGTTTTTGGAGGCGACCTTTTCCAGAAAGATGTTGCTGGTTTCGCGCATCAGCTCCAGCAGGCTGAAGGGCTGCGAGGCCATGGAGAAGGTGCTGCTCTCCAGTCGGGAGAGATCGAGCAGGTCGTTGATGAGCCCCCGGAGCATGTCGGCCGAGTAGGCGATGCGGTCGAGGTTCCGACGCTGGGCGTCGTCGAGCTCGCTCAGGGACAGAAGCTCGGTGATGCCGATGATGGAGGAGAGCGGCGTGCGCAGCTCGTGGCTGATGTTGGCCACGAACTCGTTCTGCATGCGCACGTTGGACTCGGCCGCGTCCTTTGCCTTCAGCAGGATGGACTCCACGCGCCGGCGCTGGGTTATGTCCCGGCCGATGCACAGGAGCGCCGGCTTGTTGTCGAAGGTGATGCGCCGGGCGCTGACGTCCAGTGGCAGGACATGGCCGTCCTCGCGCATGAGCTCCACCTGGAAGGTGAGCATGTCCGTTGCGTCGCCCAGCATGTCCGGCGGGTTGTCCGTGCGGGCCACGAGATCCTGAAGGGTGAACTGGCGGATCTGGTCCAGGGAGTAGCCGAGCAGCTCGCGGAACACCAGGTTGGCGTCCAGGAAGAACCCCTGCAGATCGTGGATGAAGATGGCGTCGCCTGCAGAGTCGAACACGGTCTTGTAGCGCAGCTCCATCTCCTGCTGGAGCTTTTCTGCCTGCAGGAGGGGGGAGATGTCGTGCGCTGAAAAGGTGAACATCCGCGAGCTGTTGTCGCTGGCCCCCAGCGGATTGATCCGGCAGTCGAAGGTGAGATTGTCGCGTGTAATGGTGAACGCCTTGGGCTTGTTCTCCCGGATGGACTCTTCCAGCTCGGTGTGGACCGCGTCGCGCACTTGCTCGGGAATGAAATCGAAGAGATTGCGGCCCACAAGTTGGCGGGGATGGGCGTCGACGGCCCGCGACCAAGCCAGATTGCAGGCATGGATAATGGAGTGCTCGTCCACCAGGGCGAAGTAGTCGTCGCTGGCGTCGATCAGGGCGCGGACAACGTTGCGGCTCTCGATGATCTCCTGCTCGAACTGGTTGCGGCTGTCGTCGTCGCACTGATCCGGCGGTAATGCGTCGACAGGGCTGGCCGCCGGGAGAGCCTGCCGTAGCGCCGCGTTCTCGCGTTCGAGCTCGGCTATGCGCTCTTCCAGCTCATTCCGGCCGGGAGCCGGGGCGCTGGACTGTCTCTGCTCGGTCATATGATCCACGCGGCTTTCACTGTAGCTGGAGAACTGGAGGATGCGCGCTTCTTGTCGTTTGCCTCGTCAACGCAGGGAGAGGTGGTGCTTCTTGAGCAGCTCGTAGAGCCGCGCGCGGGAAAGACCGGAGACCCGGCAGGCCTCGTGTTGGTCACCCTGAGCCGAGTCCAGCAACCGGGTGAAATAGAGGCGCTCCACCTCGTCCACGACGCGCGTGCGCACCTCCTTGAAGGTGGGCAGCTCCTCGTCCCGGTCAAGCTCCTGCTTCAGGGCTGCGAAGTCCGGCGTGATCAGCGGCGCGTTTTCATGCTTTTCCAGCATGGTCTTCTTGAGGTGGACACGTATCTCCATGGGCAGGTGGTACGTTTCCAGAACAGGCTCGTCGTCGGCCAGGGTCACGGCCGTGCTCACGGCGTTGAGCAGCTCGCGCACGTTGCCGGGCCAGTCGTAGGCGCTCAATGCCTGGAGGAACTGGGCCGAGGGCTCCTTGAGCGGGACGTTCTGCTCGGCACAGACCTTCTCGATAAAAGTCTTGGCCAGGATCTCGGCGTCGTTCTCGCGTTCGCGCAGGGGCGGCAGGATGAGGGCGATGGTGTTGAGCCGGTAGTAGAGGTCCTTGCGGAATGCGCCGGCCTCCACCATGGCAGAGAGGTCCCTGTTGGTGGCCGCGATGAGCCGGAAGTCGCTCTGGGTCTCGTGCTTTGCACCGATGGGCCGGAAGCGCTTCTCCTGCAGGACGCGGAGCAGGGACTTCTGGGTGTTCAGGGGCAGGTCGCCGATCTCGTCGAGGAAGAGGGTGCCCTTGTCGGCCTGCTTGAACAGGCCCTCGCGGGTCTCTCGGGCGTCGGTAAAGGAGCCCTTGTGGTGGCCGAAGAGTACGCTTTCCGCCAGATTTTCCGGGATGTTGGTGCAGTCCACCACCACGAAGTTCCAGGGCGCGCGGTCGCTGGACTCGTGGATGGCGCGGGCAAAGAGCTCCTTGCCGGTGCCGGTCTCGCCCACGATGAGGCAGTTGGCGTTGGTGGCCGCGGCGCGGAGCACGGTGGTGATGCAGTTGCGTATCTTGGGGCTGTCGCCGGAGATGGCCGAGACGGAGCGCGGCTTCTCCTCGGCCATGACGCGCTGCTTCTCGCGCTGGCGCAGGGCCTGGTCGGCGGCCTTGGAGACGTCGCGGGCATTGATCGGTTTTGGGATATAATCCCAGGCCCCGCGGTAGAGGGCGCGCTCCGCGCTCTCCGCGTCTCCGGCTCCGGTAATGACTATGACGGCCGGGGAGTTGGGCAGGGTGAGAAAGGTGTCCAGCTTTTCAAGACCGTCGCCGTCCGGGAGCAGCACATCCAGAAAAATAAGATCGAAAGGTTTCTGCTGCGAGAGGCGGAGCCCGTCGCGGAGGGTCTGGGCGGCCTCGACTTCGAGGTTCTCGCGGGCCAGCAACCCTTCCAGCATGTCACAGATAAAAGGATCGTCGTCGATGACGAGGACGCGGACAGCGGTCATCTCCGCAACGGCAGTGGTGCCTGAGCGAGCCGTCACGACTGGCTCTCAAGGTTGCAGCTGGCTCCAGAAATATCGGCGGAGTGAAGCATGGGTACGGCCTTTTGTTGTGCGATATCGAACATGAAATGACAAGTATACAGCATATTTCAATGGTTATGTTATGTTGACACTGCGATTGCGTCAAGTAATTTCCGAAGAACACGGTGCCTTTGGGAGGGGTTTTTCGGGAAACATGGATGTCTCTTCATGCGAAGCGTGCTATAGAAGGCTGGAATCTCCGGAACTGCCGGCTGCGGCCCAGGCACCGCGGAGAGTCCGAAAATCCCGGAATTCGGGGGCGGATACGGTAGGGATCTCTTTGGCAATGCGCCGTGAATTCATCCGTATTTGGAAGGAAAAAAAGACGGTAGTCAGTCCGTAATACATTGATATTTTTAATGGATAGTGTGGGTAAAAGAGCGCCTGGAGTGGGGCGGATGAGCTGGAGCCGCAGGGCTGGCCGAATGGTGGCATACATATTGTAGCAATCAGGTCAGCAAATCGGAGGGACTTATGAACAAGCTCATCACCACACTCATCCTGCTCGCGATCCTGGGCCTTCCCGTGGTTGCCGCAGCAGCCGTGACTCCCGAACCGCTTACTCCGCCCGAGACGGAGAGGCTGCACCAGATGGAGCAGCAGAACGACATGAGCGGAATGACGGGTGGGGATTTTTCGGACGCTGCAAGTCAACGCGCCACCTACATTCAGTACGGCATTACGGTGGGCATGGCGCTTTTGGCAACAGGAGTGCTCTTCTTCACAGTGCGGGGCGTCCGGAAGCTGAAAATCTATCGCTCGGTCGTGGGTGATGAACAGCGCCGTTGGAAGAGGTTTGCTTTGCGGGTGGACGGCAACTCCACCATTGTCCAGCCCAAAGACAACTACCACAAGCGGGTAGTGGGCAGGGCCGTAGACATCTCCAAGCACGGCGTGGGTCTGGAGGTGGTGAGCGAGGGAGCGCTGCACAAGGGTGAAGTGATCGATTTGGACATCATCCTGCGCGGAACCAAGAAGGTGCGACTGCCCCACCTGAAAGGCACGGTTTGCTGGGCAGCTGGCAAGAAGGTAGGCGTTAAGCTCAACAAGGCTTTGGACCTGTCGACCATCGATTCGCTGCTTTCGGTGACGACGCGACCAGTAGTGGTGTGAAAATGAACGTCACGCGCAGACATTTCCTCGGCGCAATTGCGATGACGCTGGCGGTAACGCGACTTGGGTTCGCGCAGCCGGCAGTCGATGAAGTCGCACTGCGCCACTTCGACAACGAGTCGGTTCTTCCGGTTCGTTTCGAAGAGCAGCTGACCAATTTCAGCTGCGGCATGGCGTGTCTGGTCAGCGTGCTCAACTACTGGGGTGTTCCGAGCGACCAACAGGTCCTGATCGACGAGTACCCGCCCGACCACGGTTCGCGCGGCTACTCACTGGGAGAGCTCAAGCGCATCGCCATGGACCGGAACCTCAAAGCGTTCAGCCTGCAGGGAGGATTCAACTTTCTCAAGCAGCAGATTTCCAAGGGACGTCCGCAGATTACACCGCTGCTCATTCCCTACGGGGAGTTCGATTTCGATAGAGTGCGGAGAATCCCTGGCGCAGGCCGCCTCTTCGGCGGCATGAGCCGAAGGCTGACCGGGTCGTACTCGCACTTCGTGGTGGTAAGTGCCATCGCAGAAGGACGCGTACTGGTGATGAACCCAATGTACGGGCTTCAAGAGATTGAAGAGTCGAGGTTCCTGGACATGTGGAAAAAGCAGAAACAGTCCATGCTGTTAGTAGCCTCGTGATCCGTATGGAATGACACGGAGGGAATTATGAACACCATCCTCAAGATCATCACGTTAGGCGTGTTGGCCATGGGCCTTGTCCTTCTCGTCTCTGCGGCGGCATTTGCGGCCGAGGACGCGACAGAGGACGGAACCACACAAATCATCTGCATCAATGACATTGAGCAGATGCTGCAACCGGCTGAACAGGCTGTGGCCCGTGCAAGGGCTGCCGGCCAGGAAAACCTCGCTGTTCGTGCGCAGAAGGCGTTGGACAGGGCGCGCGCCCTTACCGACAACCTGGGCAAGCTGAACAACGATTGCTTTGACGGAGCATGCGATGAGATCGTTTCCCGTCTGGCCCGCGACCACGTCAAGCAGGCCTTGCTGTACGCCGCCGGCGCAGAGCTGATCGCGGCCGGCGAACCTGCCGACGTCCTGCTGGAGCAGGCGGAGCTGAACGAGAACATCCTGGATTCGGCCTTCAACTGCGCAGCGTCCCTGGTCTATGACGAGAACGGCGTCCGCGAGCAGGTGAAGCTGTCCGAGGAACCCAGCACGGCGGAGAACCTCAGCAATCAGGAGGAACCCGCGCTGGTGAACCTGAACGACGAAGGGTATGTTGACGACGATCTGTCGCCCTGCCTGTGCCTCGGCGACGTTGACTACGAGCAGTTGGCCTTTATCGGTATTGCGGACGAGGATATCGTGGCTGCCGGTCCCGCGACTCTGGGTGGTCCCGTGCTTATGACTCCGCCTACATTCAGCGACGGGCCGCGGGTCTTCCCGAATCCGACTCCGAGCGGGCCTTTTGGTCCACTTCCTCCGCCGGAAACCGCTAGTGGCCCCTAAACATTTGTTCAGAAATGTTGTAAGTAAAACGGGCCGTCCCAGAATCGGGCGGCCCGTTTTGTACGTACAACATTGTTTTTATTAACTGGAAGAGGGAATAATAAGGAGAGGGGGCATCATGCGAACGATCAGCGTCTTGATTCTGGCCGCGCTTATGAGTGTATCGTCCTGGATTGTGCCGGCCAAATCATGGGCAATCAGCTTGTACGAGTTCGGCCATACAGCGCCTCGGCCTGCGCAGGGCGGCGACTACCACTTTAAGTGGGGCCGCACTGCTATAGTGCCCCGGTTGGCGTACACGGGCCTGTATGATTCCAATATCTATCGCGAGCCGGACGATGTGACAGGCGACTGGGTGAACATCATTTCACCTGGCTTGATGCTCCTTCACGAGCGTGATCAGAACACCTTTTTGATGCTTTCCTATGACGCTGATATCTATCTGTACTCCTCCAACCCGGACATCAACTTTGTACGCCACACCGGCCGCCTTGAAGGCCAGTACATGTTTCCGTCCAACTTTTACGTCCGGGTTGAAGATCTGTTCGTGCACACTGCAGACCCCACGGGCGATGACAACCTGTTCCGCCAGGATGAGTACAACGTCGAGCGTTGGTACAATATCGCAAATATTGCACTCGGATATGAGACCTACAAGTTCGGTGCGGAGGTAGGGTATGAGAACTACCTGCACCGCTACGACGAGTCCATTGACTACTGGCAAAACGAGAATGCGCATACCGCGCATGTGGAATTGCGTTACCGCGTTTTCCCCAAAACTTCGTTGACTGCCCGATATGAGCTCAGCTTCATTGACTATCCCAAACAGAACAATGGCGACAACAACATCGGCGCCACCAGCAGCACCTCAGAGGACAACACCCTGAACCAGGTGTTCCTCGGCGTCCTTTTCGACCCCACGGCCAAGCTGCGCGGCTATCTGCGCGGCGGTGTCGGCTGGAAGGACTACAAGCACAAGCGCAACTGGGACGGCGCCAAGTACAATGACATCGTGACCTGGGTTGTTCAGGGCGACCTGGAATATCTCTACTCCGAGAACCTGACCTTCGCCCTGGAAGGCGAGCGTTCCCTGCGCGACACCAGCGATACCCGCTACAACTACTTCTTCTACAACAGCGTCGGCCTTGATGTTGACTACTCGTTCTACGAAAAGTGGCTGGCCAGTCTGGGCGGCCGTTACGAGTACGTGGAGTACAACGGCGCCGGCATCTATAGCGACAGGCTCGACAATATCTGGAGCGGCGAGGCCAACCTCGACTATGCGTTCCGCGACTGGCTGAGCCTCGGTGTTTTCTATCAGATCCGCAATCGCGACTCCAACCTGGGTTCCGAGGATTACCTCAGCCACCGTGTCGGCTTGTCGATCGCCGCGGAATACTAGCATTTGCGAGGCTTATACGCATGATTC from Oceanidesulfovibrio marinus includes:
- a CDS encoding response regulator is translated as MTEQRQSSAPAPGRNELEERIAELERENAALRQALPAASPVDALPPDQCDDDSRNQFEQEIIESRNVVRALIDASDDYFALVDEHSIIHACNLAWSRAVDAHPRQLVGRNLFDFIPEQVRDAVHTELEESIRENKPKAFTITRDNLTFDCRINPLGASDNSSRMFTFSAHDISPLLQAEKLQQEMELRYKTVFDSAGDAIFIHDLQGFFLDANLVFRELLGYSLDQIRQFTLQDLVARTDNPPDMLGDATDMLTFQVELMREDGHVLPLDVSARRITFDNKPALLCIGRDITQRRRVESILLKAKDAAESNVRMQNEFVANISHELRTPLSSIIGITELLSLSELDDAQRRNLDRIAYSADMLRGLINDLLDLSRLESSTFSMASQPFSLLELMRETSNIFLEKVASKNLNFSYTVSEDVPEFLRGDPMRLKQVLFNIVGNAIKFTADGSVRMTVTLARDVRQLSPDQADAAPKDAEPAAPGDDGVTIAFEIADTGIGMAPVDLQRIFNRFTQGDNTAGRAYGGAGLGLSISRQLIRLMNGDISASSEPGHGSTFRFYIRLPRATALAVAEQLAAGEAVDVSPARVLLVEDNRINREMITAMIELDGHEVRTAADGLEALKALENFTPDVIFMDLQMPRCDGYEATRRIRALKNPRLAATPIVALSAHAQKPPEEEWRKTGMDAHLSKPIQLATIREAIAAITSDRETPRQKEQDESATSDGAVLDLEILRDNMGHNEDLVRLACEKFLSHAAGYMDDLQMAVKNNDRNEVKRIAHSFKSVAGTIGAEQARQEALTIEKEAPTAAWGLLSQHVSSLREMVDELRVLVAEAVRR
- a CDS encoding sigma-54-dependent transcriptional regulator, whose amino-acid sequence is MTARSGTTAVAEMTAVRVLVIDDDPFICDMLEGLLARENLEVEAAQTLRDGLRLSQQKPFDLIFLDVLLPDGDGLEKLDTFLTLPNSPAVIVITGAGDAESAERALYRGAWDYIPKPINARDVSKAADQALRQREKQRVMAEEKPRSVSAISGDSPKIRNCITTVLRAAATNANCLIVGETGTGKELFARAIHESSDRAPWNFVVVDCTNIPENLAESVLFGHHKGSFTDARETREGLFKQADKGTLFLDEIGDLPLNTQKSLLRVLQEKRFRPIGAKHETQSDFRLIAATNRDLSAMVEAGAFRKDLYYRLNTIALILPPLRERENDAEILAKTFIEKVCAEQNVPLKEPSAQFLQALSAYDWPGNVRELLNAVSTAVTLADDEPVLETYHLPMEIRVHLKKTMLEKHENAPLITPDFAALKQELDRDEELPTFKEVRTRVVDEVERLYFTRLLDSAQGDQHEACRVSGLSRARLYELLKKHHLSLR
- a CDS encoding PilZ domain-containing protein, with the translated sequence MNKLITTLILLAILGLPVVAAAAVTPEPLTPPETERLHQMEQQNDMSGMTGGDFSDAASQRATYIQYGITVGMALLATGVLFFTVRGVRKLKIYRSVVGDEQRRWKRFALRVDGNSTIVQPKDNYHKRVVGRAVDISKHGVGLEVVSEGALHKGEVIDLDIILRGTKKVRLPHLKGTVCWAAGKKVGVKLNKALDLSTIDSLLSVTTRPVVV
- a CDS encoding cysteine peptidase family C39 domain-containing protein, whose amino-acid sequence is MNVTRRHFLGAIAMTLAVTRLGFAQPAVDEVALRHFDNESVLPVRFEEQLTNFSCGMACLVSVLNYWGVPSDQQVLIDEYPPDHGSRGYSLGELKRIAMDRNLKAFSLQGGFNFLKQQISKGRPQITPLLIPYGEFDFDRVRRIPGAGRLFGGMSRRLTGSYSHFVVVSAIAEGRVLVMNPMYGLQEIEESRFLDMWKKQKQSMLLVAS
- a CDS encoding outer membrane beta-barrel protein; this translates as MRTISVLILAALMSVSSWIVPAKSWAISLYEFGHTAPRPAQGGDYHFKWGRTAIVPRLAYTGLYDSNIYREPDDVTGDWVNIISPGLMLLHERDQNTFLMLSYDADIYLYSSNPDINFVRHTGRLEGQYMFPSNFYVRVEDLFVHTADPTGDDNLFRQDEYNVERWYNIANIALGYETYKFGAEVGYENYLHRYDESIDYWQNENAHTAHVELRYRVFPKTSLTARYELSFIDYPKQNNGDNNIGATSSTSEDNTLNQVFLGVLFDPTAKLRGYLRGGVGWKDYKHKRNWDGAKYNDIVTWVVQGDLEYLYSENLTFALEGERSLRDTSDTRYNYFFYNSVGLDVDYSFYEKWLASLGGRYEYVEYNGAGIYSDRLDNIWSGEANLDYAFRDWLSLGVFYQIRNRDSNLGSEDYLSHRVGLSIAAEY